DNA from Macadamia integrifolia cultivar HAES 741 chromosome 12, SCU_Mint_v3, whole genome shotgun sequence:
GACCCATCGGGCCgcggtcgacccatcgggtcgaaccataccacggaggctacgcccccgcacccccatacgagatcagtgatgggctccgggcttgggcctccCGGCCCagcccctctacttccatcatagatctcagaaaattttttattcgggtcgccaccaaaatatgtcggattggatcaattttcaaaacggatcaagaattcgagacaaacttaacatctTCCATGCTGGAGCAATTGAGTTGGGAAACTTTAGAAGTAGTGGTTTTGGGAATCTTCATTTTTAATGGTTGAGTGAGTGATGAtaattttgattattaaatatCTAAGGAGCAGTATGGATTTATCCAGTCCATTTATGCAAGACATGAATATCCGAGAAGTATTAATGAGGGCTGAGAGATCTTTGAAATTGATCAAACGCAAGACAGGAACAAGATTCTAGGAACATCACAAGATGCATCTATATGAGAAATTAATTAATGGAAGGTAATTCGACAGAAATTCCAACACATATGATAGGCCATATAATTGAAGTGAGCCGTGAAAATTGGCATAAGGCCAATCTAGAGGTTCTCTATTAATTCTAAAAAAGGTCATTACTCAATGCTAGTTTCGCCTATCAGGGGTCTTGGGAGAGGTGAGTTTGAAGTCGATCCTAACCTTTCGCGTGTTTTAACAAGACAACCGATCCTAACCCAAGCATTTGCCCCTAATCTGATGACCTTTATCATTGCTCTAAGCAATGTTCCTCACGGTCATATTAACTCCCAAGACATGAAATCAGACCCACGTGTCTCAAACCCGCAAGATATCCTACTGTGCTTGAAAGACATGCCGATATTGCAAGTTGAGAATTGCTCTCCACACCTACTTAGATTGCTTTTCATGTGCCCACATTGCAGTTTGGTGGTGTACTAGATTTGGTGGATAATAAGTGAACATATCATCATGTGATGAATATTACTAAAGTATTACAATATTGACATATTACATTTTTCATCTTTAtctgaaaaataatttgaaaatttaaggAAAATGAGCTCAATAGCATGCAACCGTCGAGAAAATGAGGAGAAAAAATGTTAGACATGGTGGACCAAATATGCTTGAGGTAAATTATCAAATTANNNNNNNNNNNNNNNNNNNNTTTTCGGGTAAGAGACAACAGACCCTTCTTATGACCGCAAAAACATTAAAATGAAACTTCAAAAGGATTCAAGAATAGAGAGAGATCCCCAAATTATTCAAACCCACTCCTTACATCTTTGATCACAGTAATGATCATATATACTGTACTGATTCATATGGCAATGACTGCAACTACTGCAACTGCAATGGAAACCCCAATGTACCTTGAGATACTCACTGCATTAGATGGAACTACAGTAGGAATTGAAGGGGCAGCAGACAAAGGTTGGGACTTCTTTGGCTTAGGGAGTGCCAGAGCCGGAGCGGGAGCCGGCGACGGCGTAACATAAAATTGCCTAGGAAGGAGAACTTTATCCACTTCATACACAGCCAACTGCCCGTCTGTGTAGATTTTGTTGACCACAGTGGCATTAACAATTCCAGTAGTCATAGTCACATTTGTGCCAGAAGTGATGAGATTTAATGGAAATTGGTCATCTCTGCTACTCCCTGCCTGTGTTCGAACAGGGTTACTAAGGGTCTGGAACTGTATGGGAGAAACATAGGTAGAGAGCAAATGAAATTGCACCAACTTTATCTGCTGCTCACCCGTGAAGGAGTTAAGGGAGGTCCCTGAGGGGAGACCGGAGAAGGCATTGTCTGGTGGGGCAAAGAGGGTAATGGCTTGGTTTGTGTTGTTGATTTCTGAGTTGATTTGGTCTGCAAGTCCGGTGCTCTTCAGTAGCCTGATAAAGATGTTGAACCTTCCAGCTTTCTCTAGGATTGCTGTGATGTTGGTAGGGCCAGAAGGGGCTGGGCCAGGAGAGGCTGCGACAGGAAGGGGTGGGCTAGGAGGGGTTGGGACAGAAGGGGCTGGTGCAGTTGCTGGTGACTGAGCTAAGGTTGTGGTAAAGAGGAGGGTGATCATGATCACCAGAAGAACTGATGAGGAATGTTGGAGGCCTAGGTGAAGCTGTTTCTTCATGTTCATCATATTCTTAGGTTCTCTGTTTGGTGAATGAGAGGaaatagaagaagatgaaggagaaaaggGATGTTGGGtttgagagggagaaagggggATTTTATGGAGGTGGCAAGGGTAGCTAGGGATATTCCATCATCCATGAGGATATGAAGTTTAGGTGATAGGCGCAATTCCAGTTGAGTTGGCCAAAGGAGCCCTCTCCCATCTCATTTCATCTCAGGTGATTTGCTTGGTAGGATGGAGGATTTACAATCAAATTGATTTATGGAGAAACAcagaaagggggagagagagagggagagagagattgcttGGTGAAGCAGCAAAGTGAAGTAATGTTGAGGTATAATATCACACAGCAGATTACACAGATGGAGGGGTCTCTCTTGTCGAGGGTGAGTCTGTGTGTTGCTGTTCGTTGTCATTGTCAGTACTGTTTCACCCATGGGTTTTAACAACAGGGGAATCGGATTGGGAATCGGCCGATTATGTTGGAATCGGCATAGACTGATCCTATTGATTTGCATCGATTCACTTTGATTAATGATTGGTTTTCATTGATTTTGATCCACTCATATGCAGATTCCAAGTTTTAAACACTGGGTACACcacaaagggaaaaagatttGCACACCGCCAGTTTTTTAGCGAAATTACAAGTTGGCACTCCCTCCCCCCACCTAGATCACTTTTTACTAAAGATGTCAAATTTTAACCAGAACCAAACTTATTTACACCTTATTTCAGTCAATTAGACTAGTAATGAAGAGTTCATGCGAAGGACTAGTTGATCGATGTGATGAAAGGAGAACAGAACCCTAGGATGGTCCCAAGAAAGGCCTCAATCAGATTGACTGATACGTGAAAGTCAGAAACACATTTGTGTTAATGAGTAATGGTGTCGAGAGAAAATAAACATGTACCTTTGCAGTTAAGACGGTTATGGCTAGCACAGAAGGTAGAGTCTGATAACTTCACCACTAAGGACGTGGAAGGTGGATTATTACGGTTAAGAAACTACCAAAGCAACAGAATTTCATCTAAGTAGAACTCTTGAGGGAGGAAAAAggtgtagaaacgtaaccctaaaacgatgcagaagataatggaaaaacaaaacaaacaatgcatatggattttacgaggttcggcaaggttgcctacgtccccggtgaaatgagatcctgcttcactatcaatggagaataggatcacagcgctcgtcctcacacctctcagtattgcttgcattacaaagaaagaaaccctcgctacaaatatatagcgaaaaaaaccctaatccggattaaactacaattgccctcaaataaaaaattcgaacggggggttgcgcccccctacaccccctgctatgcaggggggcttcctgccccccttgcaacccccacggcccgctaatcggctagcgggaccgccgtcctgcctgtctaggtgctgcactagtactccctagattaaactgcgacggaatacaagacatcatacaccaacaaaaaGTTCATCAACAACATCACACAACTAAAAGTAGCTATCTTTTATATTTCTCTTTCGTTTCTTAGTTACTTATTTCAGATTTCTAAGTTCTTAGTTCTTGGTTATTGAGCAACCTCGTTGTTTAGAAGCCAATACTTATAGTGTAATTCTTCTTTTCAAATGTTATGTTCTCAACCTTTATTTCACTTAAGTTCTTTACTTTCTCAAGTTCATCCTTTCATTTGCAACTTGTACTTAAGTTTGTTTAAGCATCACGATTTAGTGTAGAACTTTAAAAGTCGTTGAAACAATCAAGgcaaaaaagaaactcatatCCCCTAAATAGAAATCAACAAATCATACTTTTGAGTATTTACGGCTCTGGCATGTCCGCAATCTTCTTCACATACCACTATCAATCTTTGTGTCGTATAAAATTGCCAACACAAACCAATTTGGTTCTCGGTTTGAATAAGTTCAATTCCAGATCTAGCATTGGAACCGAACCAAATTTAgatattaatatattataatacTAAAGTATTATAGTATAGTAATATATTATGGTATATATTACTAATATTAGTAAAATAAAGATTTTATAATACTACTATATTACATAGATACTATAACATTATAGTAAATATATTAAACTTATACTGTATATTATAGTATATGGACGGAGTACAGGAACTGAAATAATCGTAAGAACTGAAACTAAGCAAGTTCGGTCTGTATATCAAATTTCATAACTGTTTTGATTCTCGATTTGATTTCAGATCACACCAACACTCTCTAGAATCAAACCAAACCTAAACTGAATAACCATTTCCAAATCAATTTACACCCATAATAACTGTTCACCCTCCCTCTAAAAATATCTAATTTACCCCATATTTTCATGATTTCCTTTATTACCCCCTCCAATGTGCCCAAAACTGCACACGGGCCAGGGAAAAACCCTCCACCCACCCCTAATTGATAGCAACCATTTTGGTTGCTTTTGTTCCACcctttttttggaaagaaaaaggaaatatgaGAACAAAATTTGATAGCCAGTTGCGAGAGACTTGAGAAAGAAATGATGATGATTTGACAGAAAATTTAACACATGATAGGCTATATAATTGAAATGAGCCGTGGAATTTAACATGTGGCCGGTCAATCAATAGAATCtctactagtttttttttttaaaaggatcATTATCTATTGTTGGTCACACCTATGAGAGGTCTTGGGAGATGAGTTTGAAGTCGGTCTTAACCTTTCGCATTTTTTAACAAAACAATCGCCCTCAAGACTCAAACCTAGGCATTTGCCTCTTAGTCTAAACCTTTTATTATTGCTCTTAAGCAATGACCCTTATAGTCCCTATTTAACTCTTAAGACATGAAATCAGCCCTGCATGTGGACCAATTAGACAAGATATCCTACTACTTGAAAAGACATGCTGATATTAAAAGTTGAGAGTGGCTCTCCACACCTACCTAGATTTCCATTCAAGTGCCCACATTGCAATTCGGTTGTATCCTAGATTTGGTGGATAGAAAAAAGTGAACATATCATCCACATGATGAACAATGCTAAAGTATCACAAATTTGACATATTCCATTTTTCATCTTTGAGGTCtaagaaataatttgaaaggaaaaatgactTCAATAGAAACTtttagaaaatgagaaaaaaccTAGACATGGTGGACCTGATATGGTTGAGGTAggttacaattaaaaaaaaaaaaaaggcatatcgAAAGCATAGCTCATCCATCCAACATCTGCCAATCATTAGTCCAAATGGCGAGAAAAGTGCAGGGGATGTTGGAAACATTTCCCCTTGCAAGTATGTTCTATACTTCTATATTACCTTCATTTCTTCACTAAGCcctttttcattaatttaaacTGAAAATATCTCCTATTTAAATTCCTTTTAATTTGTCTATCTTTCTAATTTttacataacaaaaaaaataaaatgtgcaTGGGAGGttgagaaaaaatatatatatatattgaccaAGTTTGCAtatattctttttgtttcttgtttaatttctttcttgAGACAATTCttataaatatttttccttggatttaaaaaattgaGTTTCAAGGAAAATTCTCAATTTTCCATTATAGAACTTTCCCTGCTTACATTTAAATTAATTTACTTTTCCATGTCAAATGGAACCTGAGAGCGAAAAATTTCTTTTCCATATAAAATTTCAGGTGATGAAGATAGAGATTAACAGATATGATCCAATATCCATTTCTgcttctatcttttttttttctttctttttttttggagttaaAGATCAGAATTTGAAATTTATTGATATGAAcccttaataaataaataaataaaactaaaactaaagttGAGGCTCCATAGCCAAAGCTATTCTTTATTAtgatataaagaagaaaaataaaataaaataaatctcaaATTAAAAAGGGATCAACCCAACAATATTTGATCACAACAGACCCATCTCATAACAGCAAAAACATTCAAATGGAACTGCAAAAggattcaagaacaaagagctaGAGATCCCCAAATTATTCAAAACCCACTCATTGCATCTTTGATCACTCTAGATGATGATCATAAATTCTGATTCATATAGCACTGACTGCAACTACTGCAACTGCAAAGGAAACCCCAATGTACCTTGAGATACTCACTGCACTAGAtggaaccacagtagaaattgAAGGGGCAGCAGACAAAGGTTGGGACTTCTTTGGCTTAGGCAGTGCCGGAGCTGGAGCAGGAGCCGGCGACGGCGTAACATAAAATTGCCTAGGAAGGAGAACTTTATCCACTTCGTACACAGCCAACTGCCCATCTGTGTAGATTTTGTTGACCACAGTGGCATTAACAATTCCAGTAGTCATAGTCACATTTGTGCCAGAAGTGATGAGATTTAATGGAAACTGGTCATCACGGCTACTCCCTGCCTGTGTACGAACAGGGTTACTAAGGGTCTGGAACTGTATGGGAGAAACATAGGTAGAGAGCAAATGAAACTGCACCAACTTTATCTGCTGCTCACCCGTGAAGGAGTTAAGGGAGGTCCCTGAGGGGAGACCGGAGAAGGCATTGTCTGGTGGGGCAAAGAGGGTAATGGCTTGGTTTGTGTTGTTGATTTCTGAGTTGATTTGGTCTGCAAGTCCAGTGCTCTTCAGTAGCCTGATAAAGATGTTGAACTTTCCAACTTTTTCTAGGATTGCTGTGATGTTGGTAGGGCCAGAAGGGGCTGGGCCAGGAGAGGCCGGGCCAGGAAGGGGTGGGCTAGGAGGGATTGGGACAGAAGGGGCTGGAGCAGTTGCAGGTGACTGAGCTAAGGTTGTGGTGAAGAGGGTGATCATGATCATGATCATGATCAGTAGAACTGATGAGGAATGTTGGAGGTTAAGTTGTTTCTTCATGTTCATCATTTTCTTAGGCTCTTTGTTGATGGGTATTTGGTGATTGTGGTATTCCTTGGAGGAAGTGAAAGATAGAaagcagaagaagatgaaagagagaatctgggGATGTTGGGTTTGAGAGGGAAGAGGGGTGGGTTTTATGGAGGTGGGAGGGGTAGGGTTCCATCATCCATGAGGATATTAAGTTAGGTGATAGGTGTAATCCAAGTAGAGTTGGCCATAGGAGCCCTCTCCCATCTCATTTCTTCTCAGCTGATTTGCTTAATTGGTAGGATGGTGGAGTTCTACACAATCAAATTGATTTATGGGGAGACAGACACACACAGGCTAGGGAACTAATAAGGGATTGCTTGGTGAAGCAGGAAAATGAAGTAATATTAAGGTATAATATCACACAGAAGATTACACAAATGAAGGGTTACCCCCTCTTGTCAAGGGTCTGTGTGGATGTTGGTTTGTCATTCTCAGTACTGTTACACccagggtttcaaaaatcagtGAACCATATTAGGAATCGGCCGATTCATATTGGAAGACACTGATCGATCTATTGATTCACATCGATTCATTCAAATTAATGACCAGTTTTGACCGATTTGGATGtcgattccaagtttaaaacCCTGGTTACACAACTAGGGATAACGATTTGCACGCCGTCAGTTTTTGGTGAAATTGCACACAGGCGCTCCCTCCCCTTAAAATGTCTAATTTACCACCCCtattttcagggttttcttaATTACCCTCATAATGCCCGAAATTGCGCACAAGCAGCAGGGGAAACCCTCCCCTATTTTTGTTGCTTTCGTTCACCTATttttaggaagaaaaaggaaatatgaGAAGAAAATTCGATTGCCTGTAGCGAGAGAGTTGAGAAAGAAACTTTGATGACAAAAAGATAACTGGTTCAAAATGGATGTTTTCTTCCATACTGTAGCAGTTGAGTTGGGAAATTTTATGAATAGTGGTAGTTTAGAAAAGGGAACTTCTCATTTTTAAAGTGTGAGCAAGTGATGGAGCAACGAACGAGATGAGAAGAGAGGGAATAGTAGAGAAAATAGAGGAGTGAAACTCGTATGGGTAGGGAGAGGCGCTCGAGTATGGGTTTCTTCTCAAGATGGGTGATTTTTTATGGGCAAAGATTGAGAGTCGTTGGATCCGCCATGTACACATGTCGTCTTCCCAGGTAGACCTGGGCAAGACCTGGGCGATTGAGGATAatgagaggagccggatcctgATAATTATGGTTATTAAATATTCTGGAAACGTCCTTTTCTGTGAAGCAAGGAGTAAGGTTGCATACATTTATCTCTCCCAAACTCTTCAATAGTGAAAGCCTCGTGCATTaagttgctcttttttttttttttgtggaactGTGGATTGATCCAGTGACATCTTTAACTGGATAATTTTGATTTAGGAACATAAGAATAGAGGGTGGAGTATGAAGTAGACTATAGTTATCAGATGTAACAGTCAAACTAGTTGAACTGTCAACCTACTATACATCTGAGACAACTAATACATCAACATTGTTGTGTGcattgatatgagattatgcatGCACAAACAAAACATATTGCGATCCCATATCAATTATAtgggggctgatcccacatTGGTTTTGAAAGATATTCGATATGGGTTGATTTGTGGGCCCTCCCGTTCTCTACCTAACTTGTAATCtgatttatggggttgagttctcccAAGGTCTGTATACGTCGTTTTGAAAGTGTGGTGGTATGTTATGATCCCATATCGATCATATGAAGAAGAGAGATTAATTCCATATTGGTTTCAAAAGAAATTTAATGTGAGTTGATATGGTCTTGAATTCGCTAACCTTCTAAGCCAGATATTGAGTTCTCCCAAGTCTTAATTTTTACTGAATttaaatttacatgtaaaagtgGATGATCTGGTAACTAGACACcaacattttaattttattttttactctaAATACAATAATTAAGGAATATTTGATTCTGATATTTGGGAAACCAGTCAGAAAAGTTTATGCTGCTTCACCACTTGTgcttgggtaaaaacccatagTTCGTATGACATCCTTTGACTTGtcattttccttatttatgtgtctattttgttttttaatggtTGTACTGCAGGGCCATAATTTTATTAGCATAAATTGAATCCTCTTtatcatatattttatttacttgtttGTTTAACAGTAGTTAACATAGCTTTCTATTTCGGATCTTGTGATTGAATCATTTTTTCCATTAAACATCAACCTTAAGCttgtcttttttctttaaaattgaGGGCCTAAACTTTTCACTGAAAGCTCCATACTgaagtttttcttcttcttcctttttttttcctttttcatttaaaaaataccGGAGTTCTTACTAGACACCATTTATGCAAGACACGAATATCTGAGAAGTGGGCGAGCCTATGGCATAACGGTTAAATTGCACTATtacaacatgttggtcataagtctaaaacttggaaacaacctcttatATGAAACAAAGGTAAGACTGCATACATTTGCAcctcccagaccctacagtaACAGGCAAATTAACACAACAACTAATACAAGATTCTAAGAATATCAATAAATGTAtctataacagaaattaaatGTGCATATGAGAGAAGCTTGCTTTCCAGGTGCTAATCATGCATATGAGGGAAGCAACTACCCTCAAGACTCAAACCTAGGCACTTGCCTCTTAGACAAACCTTTTGGCAATGACACTTAAGGCCCGTTTGCCTAGAGAGGAGTTTGATTTAAGGGGTGAAATGGTTGTACCACCCATACCACCGCCATAGCTTTTGAACTCGTTTGTTTATCTGGGGTGGGTTTTCAAAACacaacaaaaatatttgtgcCTTTCTCTGTCGACTGACGGGATGCAAAGTTCTCCCACCCCAACCCCTTGCAAAGTCCTGccaaattggtgggactttgcAGGGAAAACTATTGGAGATGGCGCGAAAGAACATTGTCCTTCAAGCTTCTCCACCATCATCGGTCTGGCCATGGCTTCACCGGAGCTTGAAGATGAGAAGGGTCGTTGCAATAGCTTTTGCACCAAAACCATTGAACAGAAAAAGAGTATAAAGCCCTAAACTCCAACTGCAACGATGCAAGACAGCAGAAAAGAGGGCCAAAGAAAAAGGTCAGATTCTCAAAATTTCACTGATCACCAAACAATTACACGATCCTTCTACAAAGATCAAa
Protein-coding regions in this window:
- the LOC122058052 gene encoding fasciclin-like arabinogalactan protein 12, whose protein sequence is MMNMKKQLHLGLQHSSSVLLVIMITLLFTTTLAQSPATAPAPSVPTPPSPPLPVAASPGPAPSGPTNITAILEKAGRFNIFIRLLKSTGLADQINSEINNTNQAITLFAPPDNAFSGLPSGTSLNSFTGEQQIKLVQFHLLSTYVSPIQFQTLSNPVRTQAGSSRDDQFPLNLITSGTNVTMTTGIVNATVVNKIYTDGQLAVYEVDKVLLPRQFYVTPSPAPAPALALPKPKKSQPLSAAPSIPTVVPSNAVSISRYIGVSIAVAVVAVIAI
- the LOC122056962 gene encoding fasciclin-like arabinogalactan protein 12 gives rise to the protein MMNMKKQLNLQHSSSVLLIMIMIMITLFTTTLAQSPATAPAPSVPIPPSPPLPGPASPGPAPSGPTNITAILEKVGKFNIFIRLLKSTGLADQINSEINNTNQAITLFAPPDNAFSGLPSGTSLNSFTGEQQIKLVQFHLLSTYVSPIQFQTLSNPVRTQAGSSRDDQFPLNLITSGTNVTMTTGIVNATVVNKIYTDGQLAVYEVDKVLLPRQFYVTPSPAPAPAPALPKPKKSQPLSAAPSISTVVPSSAVSISRYIGVSFAVAVVAVSAI